The Salvelinus fontinalis isolate EN_2023a chromosome 31, ASM2944872v1, whole genome shotgun sequence genome has a window encoding:
- the LOC129830199 gene encoding stathmin-3-like, with product MASTVSAYTEKIKEMSMMSLICSCLYPQTSYPTTNYQFGDLEVKPINKRLSGQSFEVILKSPTDLSPDRPSPLASPPALTSPPKRDISLDELQRRLEAAEERRKSQEAQVLRHLAERREHEKEVLHKAMEENNNFSKMAEEKLNSKMEAKKANREAYLNSLKQRLREKEMHAAEVRRNKELQADLSG from the exons CCTACACAGAGAAGATCAAGGAGATGTCCATGATGTCTCTCATCTGCTCCTGCCTATACCCCCAGACATCATACCCCACCACCAACTACCAATTTGGAG ACCTGGAGGTGAAGCCCATCAACAAGCGACTGTCGGGCCAGTCCTTTGAGGTGATCCTGAAGTCCCCCACTGACCTGTCCCCGGACAGGCCCAGTCCCCTGGCCTCTCCCCCCGCCCTGACCTCGCCCCCCAAGAGGGACATCTCCCTGGATGAGCTGCAGAGGAGGCTGGAGGcagctgaggagaggaggaag TCCCAGGAGGCTCAGGTGCTGAGGCATTTGGCTGAGCGGAGGGAGCATGAGAAGGAGGTGCTGCACAAGGCCATGGAAGAGAACAACAACTTCAGCAAGATGGCGGAAGAGAAGCTCAACTCCAAAATGGAGGCGAAGAAAGCGAACCGGGAGGCATACCTGAACTCACTGAAGCAGCGGCTCCGTGAGAAG GAGATGCATGCAGCCGAAGTGCGCCGGAACAAGGAGCTGCAAGCAGACCTTTCTGGATAA
- the LOC129830198 gene encoding glucocorticoid modulatory element-binding protein 2-like isoform X1 yields MLSLAHNCVFVSLSETSTSLMASSEVNVHVEEVVVVTTPDGAGEGSAAEVKTVLVATELTQMGEELADGSIESETEATTTLTKEAVLVKLSGEMDVEADVVYPVTCGDVKATLVWKKFVCPGINIKCVQFNEHLISPKEFVYMAGKSTLKDWKRAIRVNGTMIRKIMDSGELDFYQHSKVCSNTCRSTKIDLVGTRVSLRSQQSTDYVPVTPSSADMNGSQATFPTEVSSDETTEWVTAIGEDSVTFWRGLKEAGLLEEVVEDFQKEIQEVLKGMQERITEPPLQVNDAVLLNNIVQNFGMLDLVKKVLASHKSQMDRYREQYSRSLVALEQQCDEHRKRAKELKSKSQHLNNVLMTLTPVATPPTPKRPRLTRAVSGPAVMSSAPTQITLPLTQLTGLPAGCKVLSMGGALGAGQQTYTVLTSPVGELGPDASNLTVLSSAAAVQEGTAAFIKMVSPGYQLITLPAALGTQLQGLAGGTHQGTHTMVAMPMGNNTLQGMAAVTALETQVDVQVQEAKEMLEVES; encoded by the exons ATGTTATCATTAGCGCACAACTGTGTCTTCGTATCACTTAGTGAGACCTCAACCTCCCTCATGGCATCATCTGAGGTCAATGTTCATGTGGAGGAGGTGGTAGTCGTGACAACGCCGGATGGAGCAGGGGAGGGCTCAGCTGCCGAAGTGAAGACTGTGCTGGTGGCTACAGAGCTGACCCAGATGGG GGAGGAACTTGCAGATGGAAGCATTGAGTCTGAAACCGAGGCCACCACCACTTTGACAAAGGAGGCAGTCTTAG TGAAGCTGTCAGGTGAGATGGATGTGGAGGCTGACGTGGTCTACCCAGTCACCTGTGGGGACGTGAAGGCCACTCTGGTCTGGAAGAAGTTTGTTTGTCCAGGCATCAACATCAAATGTGTCCAA TTCAATGAGCATCTCATCAGTCCCAAGGAGTTTGTCTATATGGCTGGGAAATCTACACTGAAAGACTGGAAGAGAGCCATCCGAGTGAACGGCACAATGATCAG GAAAATCATGGACTCTGGTGAGCTGGATTTCTACCAGCATTCCAAAGTGTGCTCCAACACATGCCGCAGTACCAAGATTGATCTAGTGGGGACCAGAGTGTCACTTAGAAGCCAGCAGTCCACCGACTACGTCCCTGTCACCCCCTCCTCAGCCGACA TGAACGGATCACAGGCCACGTTTCCAACAGAAGTATCATCAGACGAGACCACAGAATGGGTCACGGCCATAGGAG AGGACTCTGTGACATTCTGGCGGGGTCTGAAGGAAGCGGGGCtgctggaggaggtggtggaggactTCCAGAAGGAGATCCAGGAGGTGCTAAAGGGCATGCAGGAGCGCATCACCGAGCCTCCCCTGCAAGTTAATG ACGCTGTGCTGCTGAACAACATTGTGCAGAACTTTGGCATGCTCGACCTAGTTAAGAAGGTGCTGGCCAGTCACAAGAGCCAGATGGACCGATATAGGGAGCAGTATTCACGCAGTCTTGTCG CTCTGGAGCAGCAGTGTGACGAGCACAGGAAACGTGCCAAGGAGCTGAAAAGCAAATCCCAACACCTCAACAATGTCCTCATGACCCTGACCCCCGTGGCCACGCCACCCACGCCCAAACGCCCCCGCCTCACCCGCGCCGTCTCAGGCCCCGCCGTTATGTCCAGCGCCCCCACCCAGATCACCCTGCCCCTCACCCAGCTGACGGGCCTGCCTGCTGGGTGCAAAGTTCTCTCGATGGGTGGCGCGCTTGGTGCCGGCCAGCAGACCTACACGGTGCTGACATCTCCTGTGGGCGAGTTGGGCCCAGATGCCTCCAATCTGACGGTACTCTCTTCAGCCGCCGCCGTTCAGGAGGGCACCGCGGCCTTCATCAAGATGGTCAGCCCGGGCTACCAGCTAATCACGCTGCCTGCCGCGCTGGGAACCCAGCTACAGGGCCTGGCAGGGGGCACGCACCAGGGCACCCACACCATGGTGGCAATGCCCATGGGTAACAACACGCTGCAGGGCATGGCAGCAGTCACAGCATTGGAGACACAGGTGGATGTTCAGGTGCAGGAAGCCAAGGAGATGTTGGAGGTGGAGAGTTAG
- the LOC129830198 gene encoding glucocorticoid modulatory element-binding protein 2-like isoform X2 gives MASSEVNVHVEEVVVVTTPDGAGEGSAAEVKTVLVATELTQMGEELADGSIESETEATTTLTKEAVLVKLSGEMDVEADVVYPVTCGDVKATLVWKKFVCPGINIKCVQFNEHLISPKEFVYMAGKSTLKDWKRAIRVNGTMIRKIMDSGELDFYQHSKVCSNTCRSTKIDLVGTRVSLRSQQSTDYVPVTPSSADMNGSQATFPTEVSSDETTEWVTAIGEDSVTFWRGLKEAGLLEEVVEDFQKEIQEVLKGMQERITEPPLQVNDAVLLNNIVQNFGMLDLVKKVLASHKSQMDRYREQYSRSLVALEQQCDEHRKRAKELKSKSQHLNNVLMTLTPVATPPTPKRPRLTRAVSGPAVMSSAPTQITLPLTQLTGLPAGCKVLSMGGALGAGQQTYTVLTSPVGELGPDASNLTVLSSAAAVQEGTAAFIKMVSPGYQLITLPAALGTQLQGLAGGTHQGTHTMVAMPMGNNTLQGMAAVTALETQVDVQVQEAKEMLEVES, from the exons ATGGCATCATCTGAGGTCAATGTTCATGTGGAGGAGGTGGTAGTCGTGACAACGCCGGATGGAGCAGGGGAGGGCTCAGCTGCCGAAGTGAAGACTGTGCTGGTGGCTACAGAGCTGACCCAGATGGG GGAGGAACTTGCAGATGGAAGCATTGAGTCTGAAACCGAGGCCACCACCACTTTGACAAAGGAGGCAGTCTTAG TGAAGCTGTCAGGTGAGATGGATGTGGAGGCTGACGTGGTCTACCCAGTCACCTGTGGGGACGTGAAGGCCACTCTGGTCTGGAAGAAGTTTGTTTGTCCAGGCATCAACATCAAATGTGTCCAA TTCAATGAGCATCTCATCAGTCCCAAGGAGTTTGTCTATATGGCTGGGAAATCTACACTGAAAGACTGGAAGAGAGCCATCCGAGTGAACGGCACAATGATCAG GAAAATCATGGACTCTGGTGAGCTGGATTTCTACCAGCATTCCAAAGTGTGCTCCAACACATGCCGCAGTACCAAGATTGATCTAGTGGGGACCAGAGTGTCACTTAGAAGCCAGCAGTCCACCGACTACGTCCCTGTCACCCCCTCCTCAGCCGACA TGAACGGATCACAGGCCACGTTTCCAACAGAAGTATCATCAGACGAGACCACAGAATGGGTCACGGCCATAGGAG AGGACTCTGTGACATTCTGGCGGGGTCTGAAGGAAGCGGGGCtgctggaggaggtggtggaggactTCCAGAAGGAGATCCAGGAGGTGCTAAAGGGCATGCAGGAGCGCATCACCGAGCCTCCCCTGCAAGTTAATG ACGCTGTGCTGCTGAACAACATTGTGCAGAACTTTGGCATGCTCGACCTAGTTAAGAAGGTGCTGGCCAGTCACAAGAGCCAGATGGACCGATATAGGGAGCAGTATTCACGCAGTCTTGTCG CTCTGGAGCAGCAGTGTGACGAGCACAGGAAACGTGCCAAGGAGCTGAAAAGCAAATCCCAACACCTCAACAATGTCCTCATGACCCTGACCCCCGTGGCCACGCCACCCACGCCCAAACGCCCCCGCCTCACCCGCGCCGTCTCAGGCCCCGCCGTTATGTCCAGCGCCCCCACCCAGATCACCCTGCCCCTCACCCAGCTGACGGGCCTGCCTGCTGGGTGCAAAGTTCTCTCGATGGGTGGCGCGCTTGGTGCCGGCCAGCAGACCTACACGGTGCTGACATCTCCTGTGGGCGAGTTGGGCCCAGATGCCTCCAATCTGACGGTACTCTCTTCAGCCGCCGCCGTTCAGGAGGGCACCGCGGCCTTCATCAAGATGGTCAGCCCGGGCTACCAGCTAATCACGCTGCCTGCCGCGCTGGGAACCCAGCTACAGGGCCTGGCAGGGGGCACGCACCAGGGCACCCACACCATGGTGGCAATGCCCATGGGTAACAACACGCTGCAGGGCATGGCAGCAGTCACAGCATTGGAGACACAGGTGGATGTTCAGGTGCAGGAAGCCAAGGAGATGTTGGAGGTGGAGAGTTAG